The nucleotide sequence CGATTAGGGTTGGCCCCACAGGCCGGGTCATGGGGGTTGATTTAGCGGAATCTCTGCTGGAACTAGCTCGGCAAAAATCCCAGGCGAAGGGGTTGAAGAATATTGAGTTTCGCTGTGGCGATTTTGAAAATCTGGGTTTGCCCGATGGCTGTTTTGATGCCATTGTCTGTGTCTTTGGGATTTTCTTTGTCCCGGATATGGAAGCAGCGATTCAAGAACTATGGCGGATGGTACGGCCTGGGGGAAAATTGGCAATTACGTCTTGGGGAGAGAAGGTTTTTGAACCCGCAAACGAGGCCTTCTGGGAGATACTGGCAGCGGAACGCCCAGATTTAGCCAAGACAGTTACACCCTGGGAACGAATTCGTCATCCCGAGACACTCCAGGCCTTGCTCGAAGCCGGGGGCGCAACTCAAGTGCAGGTTTTGACCGATATTGGCGGCCACGAACTGACCACACCGGAAGACTGGTGGACGATGATTTTGGGGGGTGGTCTCAGGGGTATCGTCAATCAACTAGAGCCAGAAGTCCAAGAACGGGTGCACCAGGCCAATGTAGATTTCCTCCGCAGCCATCAGACTCAGTCCCTCGATGTTGACGTGTTGTATGCTATCGCTGAAAAATCAGGAACCTAACTTGAGGCTTCGGCGGAGGTGGATTCTGGATTCGTTAGACTCTCACTCGCTGGGGGAGTAGGGGCATTGGCTTCATTGGCTGCTTGTTCCCGCCGTTTCCGTTCAACTTCAACTAATTCCGCCATGATCTTTTGGGCTTGGATCATCTTATCCAGATTGCTGCGGTAAAGTTCTAAATCCTTTTTAACCTTATCCACAGGCAGATTCACCACAGGGGACAGTTGCTCAAGACTGGCCTCTAGGGTCGTTAACTCTTGGGTGAGATTACCCGCCGCTTGCTCTAAGAGATGATATAGCCCAATGGCCTGTAAGCGGCTGTACTTGGTCTGGGGATTATTCACCGCATCCCGGAGAGAATTGTGCCATGGGTCGCCCCCTTCACTAATCCAGGCCTGGAGCCGAGTTTGTAATTCCTCTAGTTCTAAGCCTGCCAATTCCTCCCAGCGAGCCGCATCGGCCTGGAGTTGTTGAGGATCAAATTCCTCGGCAATCGCAAAGGAGGTAAAAATAGAGTTCCGGTCAGTTTCGGGGCGATACCCGGACATGAAGTGGTTATAGGCCGTGACAATTCCTAAGGCTAAGAGGGGGCTATAGACAAAATTGGTATTAACCCGCAGGAGATGCACTTCCACCAAAAGTTCTTCCACAAACCGCCGAAAAATTGAGTGGATGGGGCGAGTGTGGGCTGCGTAGAAGGCTTTTTTAGTGTCGGAAACGGTTCGGGTGATTTGCACGGTGAATAACTGAAACAAGTCCTTACCTATTGTCGCGGTTTGTTGATCTTTTGCCTAGAGAACCAGAAATTATCAAAGCTGGCCGGGAACTGAGGGACTCACCTATGGCAAACTAATCGCGCTCCTGTCCGATGAAATATAGTAATTACAAATAAGTCTTAGAGATTGCGGTTGGCATAGTCTCGAATAATGTCATCAATGGCGGTGTCTGGCGTTGCATACTGTCTTCGTTTCTTCAAGGCAGCAAAATCGTGCTCAATCTTGTTAAAGTCTGGCGAGTATTTGGGTAGGAAGAGCACCTGATGCGCGCATTGGTGGGCAATGTCTCGAATCACATTTTTCCGGTGAATCGGGGCATTGTCTAAAATCAACACGGACGGGACTTGGAGGGTTGGTAATACCCACTCAGACAGCCATTTCTCAAAACATCCGGCATCAACGCTTCCCTCAACTACCATGGGGGCTAATAGAGCATCTTTGCATCTGGCCATGAGTAGATTTTCCCGTTTTTCTCGTTTTCCGGTTCTGTCTGCAAAAAGCTTGGTGCCTCGTTGGGCCCACCCCCAGGGTTGAGAGACTCGGTTGTCAAAGCCACTTTCATCGATGTAAACGAGATGTCTCGACCCCTGTCGCTTCACAATCTCCTGTAATTGCTTGAGATAGACTTGACGTTCCTGAGGATTGCGTTCTCGATACTTTTGCTGTTTTTTTTCGGGTAATTTTCATCTGCTTCAGGGCATACCAAATGGCGTGAATGTTCACCCCGAAATGGGCTGCTCGGTCACAGAGGCGGGCATTGGGGTGGTCTTTAACGTGCTGTTCTAGAACCGCCCAATCGAGCTTGCGCTGACGACGTTTGACAACGGTGGGACGTAAATCCTCTCGGTTCAACCAGTTATAGACCGTTGCCGGACACACCTGAAACCGACGAGCTGCCTCTGCTTTGCTGCCACCCTCTTTTACAAAGGTCACGACTCGGGTGCGCAAATCCATGCTGTACGGCATTGACTTTTCATCTTTACTTCTTAATTGAAAGTACTATAGTCTTCTGAGGGTTAGGGTTAGGGTTTGGCCTGGTTAATGGGTTGCTGTAGCCAGGTTTCCCCACGGATGAGGGTGTGTTGTTGCCAGGCCGGGTTGGTTTCCGGGTAGTCTGAGCGAAAATGACCGCCGCGGCTTTCGGTGCGAAATAGGGCACTTTTGAGAATCAGGTAAGCAATATCCAAAAGATTTCGCAGTTCAATCCATTGCTGTAAAGCCTTGGCCTGGTTTGGGTTGACCTTAATTCCCTGAGTGTGAGGTTGGCAGTGGACTAGATATTGACCGATGGGGAATTGATGCAGAGTAGCTCGCCAGGCCTGGACTTTCTCGATTGCGGCTGTCAATGGGGTTTCATGGCGGGAAATACCAGCACTTTGCCAAACTAATTGGGGGAGTTGGCGGCGAACGTCTTGGCACCAGTCAGCATCCACATGAGGAATTTCTAGGGGGTCTAAGGGAGGCCATTGGGGCAGACTATCGGGGTGAGTGGCAGCGGGAAGTTGGAGGGTGGCTAACTGCTCGGAAAAAACAAAGCATTCAAGCAAAGAATTACTGGCAAGACGATTGGCCCCATGCACCCCTGTACTGGCGGTTTCCCCAACAGCGGCCAGGCCGGGTAAGTCCGTTGCCCCGTAAAGATTGGTGACAACGCCTCCCATCCAATAGTGGGCTGCTGGGGAGACGGGAATCGGGGTTTGGCTAACATCAATGCCCCAGGCCTGGCAGACCTGAATAATTTTTGGAAACCGATAGTGAAGACGTGCGGGCGGAATGGGGCGTAAATCTAACCAGACTTGTTCTGTTTTAGTGGCTTGGAGATGGTGGTAAATGGCCCGACTGACGACATCCCGGGGGGCCAGTTCTCCGGCTGGATCATAGTCAAAGACAAAGCGGCGACCCTCAGCATCGACCAAATGGGCCCCTTCCCCCCGGACTGCTTCGCTGATTAAAAATCGCGGGGCCTGAGGCAATTTTAAGGCCGTGGGATGAAATTGAATGAACTCCAAGTCGCGCACTGTCACCCCCGCCCGCCAGGCCATTGCCACCCCATCCCCGGTACTAATGGCTGGATTTGTGGTTTGGGCAAAGACTTGACCCCCGCCCCCAGTTGCTAAAACGACTAACCGCGCCGGTAGCCATTGCAGTTGGCCTGGCCCCAAGACACAGACCCCAATACAAGCGGTTCCCTCCGGATTTAACCACAGATCTAAAACGTGCCAGGCTGGCAAGAGGGTAATGTTGGGGGAGTGGCGGACTTGTTTCAGGAGGGTTGTGACAAGGGCCTGGCCAGTGGTATCGGCGGCATGGAGGACGCGGGGATGGGAATGAGCAGCTTCTAGGGTGAGGGCCGGTTGCTGATTCGCATGATCAAAGGCGACCCCCATTGCTAAAAGTTTTGCGACTTGGGCCGGGGCCTGGGAGACCAGAAAGTTAACAGATTCGGGATCACAAAGACCGGCCCCTGCTTTAAGAGTATCCCTAGCATGAAATTGGGGACAATCCTCAGCTGCAATCGCCGCCGCCATCCCGCCTTGGGCCCAAATGCTGGCCGATTGATCCAGGGTATCTTTGGTTAAAACCCCAACCCGATAGGCCTTAGATAGGGTTAATGCCGCGCTCAATCCGGCCGCCCCAGAGCCAATGATGAGGACATCAAAGATAAAAGGAACCGTAACGGGGACAGGAGGAATCGAGATAGAGGGCATGGTAGCTGGCCTGGAGTTGAGAGGAGGAACTGAGACTAAAAACTTGTGATTAGTCCATCGCGAAAAAGCCCAGGCCAGTCAAACCCAATCAGACTTATTTATACAGGCCGTTATTATAGCGATCTCCCCCTTCAACGAGGGCTGTCTCTACTTCTGTGACTGTAAAATTATCAAAATTAGCTTGTAATATTTCTTTTTGCCGTTCCGACAGGCCAGGAATATTCAAGACATCCTCTACCGACTGATAGGGAGCATACTGGATGATTTTCCGGGCCAAGGTGGGATACAAGCCCCGATATTCGATGAAGGCGGCGATGTTCGTGTTATTCAGGTCAATTTTCTGACCATAGGCACTGCCTAACTTTTCATCGACGACATTGACAATCGGTTCTGTAGATTCCGCAGCCGTGACTGGCATCACCCAACCCATCCAGCCCAATGACAGGACGACAAGCAGACAGCCCAGACTGAACCAGCGGCCAAAGCGTTGCATAATTCTCTCCCTCTCAATATGTTTCATATAGATGCAGCACAATATGAAAATCAGCGATCAACGTCAAATGTGTTCAGTGGGTCATTAAATTGACAAATCAGCCCCAAAGACTCCCAGCAAGTCGCTAGAAATGGGAGATCGCCCCATTCAAAAACCCTCATTAGTAGAGCGTATCATCTCGCTTGATCCTCATTGCGAGGAATTGTTGTAAATCTCCAAAGGTTCCGGTGTAGATGGGGACTGGGGCTTCGTAGCCTTTTAAATTAGCCAGTTGGAGACGAAATGGAATGACTTTGGGATCGCCATCCCGCCCGGCAAGGTAGCCATAGGTGGTTGCTCCCAGAGCCACATCCACAGCCAGTTCTTTAGTGGCCGATTCTAAGCGAAAGGCGGCATTGACTGTATCTCCCAAGGCCGTATAGTCTGGGCGATCCCCACTGCCTGTATTGCCGACCATGGCATAGCCTGTGTTTAATCCTGCCCCAACGCGAATCGGTTTATCCAGGCCATACTCAAGGTGGAGGCGACTCGTCATTTGGTGGAGATCATGGAGGGCCAGGAGCACCCGCTGCATATCCTGCTCTGAAATTTCTGTGCTGCTGTGGATCCAAACGGCCATGACCGCATCGCCAATGTATTTATCCACCCAACTTCCATACTGACGGATAATATTTCCGGCCTGGTGAAACCACGTGCCCATGACCTCCGAAAGCAGTGCCTCATCTAACTGGCGAGCTAACACCGTAA is from Synechococcus sp. PCC 6312 and encodes:
- a CDS encoding class I SAM-dependent methyltransferase, whose product is MSSQKEEMLTRAKTVFNAASDYFDAPALSFWNRYGQQTIDHLSLRPGDQVLDVCCGSGASAIPAAIRVGPTGRVMGVDLAESLLELARQKSQAKGLKNIEFRCGDFENLGLPDGCFDAIVCVFGIFFVPDMEAAIQELWRMVRPGGKLAITSWGEKVFEPANEAFWEILAAERPDLAKTVTPWERIRHPETLQALLEAGGATQVQVLTDIGGHELTTPEDWWTMILGGGLRGIVNQLEPEVQERVHQANVDFLRSHQTQSLDVDVLYAIAEKSGT
- the psb29 gene encoding photosystem II biogenesis protein Psp29, giving the protein MFQLFTVQITRTVSDTKKAFYAAHTRPIHSIFRRFVEELLVEVHLLRVNTNFVYSPLLALGIVTAYNHFMSGYRPETDRNSIFTSFAIAEEFDPQQLQADAARWEELAGLELEELQTRLQAWISEGGDPWHNSLRDAVNNPQTKYSRLQAIGLYHLLEQAAGNLTQELTTLEASLEQLSPVVNLPVDKVKKDLELYRSNLDKMIQAQKIMAELVEVERKRREQAANEANAPTPPASESLTNPESTSAEASS
- the nadB gene encoding L-aspartate oxidase, whose product is MPSISIPPVPVTVPFIFDVLIIGSGAAGLSAALTLSKAYRVGVLTKDTLDQSASIWAQGGMAAAIAAEDCPQFHARDTLKAGAGLCDPESVNFLVSQAPAQVAKLLAMGVAFDHANQQPALTLEAAHSHPRVLHAADTTGQALVTTLLKQVRHSPNITLLPAWHVLDLWLNPEGTACIGVCVLGPGQLQWLPARLVVLATGGGGQVFAQTTNPAISTGDGVAMAWRAGVTVRDLEFIQFHPTALKLPQAPRFLISEAVRGEGAHLVDAEGRRFVFDYDPAGELAPRDVVSRAIYHHLQATKTEQVWLDLRPIPPARLHYRFPKIIQVCQAWGIDVSQTPIPVSPAAHYWMGGVVTNLYGATDLPGLAAVGETASTGVHGANRLASNSLLECFVFSEQLATLQLPAATHPDSLPQWPPLDPLEIPHVDADWCQDVRRQLPQLVWQSAGISRHETPLTAAIEKVQAWRATLHQFPIGQYLVHCQPHTQGIKVNPNQAKALQQWIELRNLLDIAYLILKSALFRTESRGGHFRSDYPETNPAWQQHTLIRGETWLQQPINQAKP
- the psbU gene encoding photosystem II complex extrinsic protein PsbU, which produces MQRFGRWFSLGCLLVVLSLGWMGWVMPVTAAESTEPIVNVVDEKLGSAYGQKIDLNNTNIAAFIEYRGLYPTLARKIIQYAPYQSVEDVLNIPGLSERQKEILQANFDNFTVTEVETALVEGGDRYNNGLYK